A genomic region of uncultured Paludibaculum sp. contains the following coding sequences:
- a CDS encoding sulfide/dihydroorotate dehydrogenase-like FAD/NAD-binding protein, producing the protein MMNRVLAKKELAPLVTLLEVEAPRIQRRWKAGQFIIIRPLETSERIPLTIVDSSAERQSITMVIQAIGKTTREAVAFEPGALLCDLVGPLGEPATMPTGKNVVCMAGGVGVAELLPVAKAFRHAGNRVTALCGARSESYRILDAELKEAVDELHWATDDGTFGFHGNVVQLLNSLAGPGTFQEGHVIGPIPMMKAAAEATRTWGLKLHASLNPVMIDGTGMCGGCRVTVGKEVKFACVDGPEFDAHLVDFDELTRRNRAYREMEQEALNHKCRVGLDIR; encoded by the coding sequence ATGATGAACCGCGTCCTCGCCAAGAAGGAACTGGCCCCCCTCGTCACCTTGCTGGAGGTGGAGGCCCCACGCATCCAGCGCCGCTGGAAGGCCGGGCAGTTCATCATCATCCGCCCGTTGGAAACGAGCGAGCGCATCCCCCTCACGATCGTCGACTCCAGCGCCGAGCGCCAATCGATCACCATGGTGATCCAGGCCATCGGCAAGACCACGCGGGAAGCCGTGGCCTTCGAGCCCGGCGCCCTGCTGTGCGACCTCGTCGGTCCCCTGGGCGAGCCCGCCACCATGCCCACCGGCAAAAACGTCGTCTGCATGGCCGGAGGCGTGGGCGTGGCTGAACTCCTGCCCGTGGCCAAGGCATTCCGCCACGCCGGGAACCGCGTGACGGCCTTGTGCGGGGCCCGCTCCGAAAGCTATCGCATCCTCGACGCCGAGCTGAAAGAAGCGGTGGACGAGCTCCATTGGGCCACCGACGACGGCACCTTCGGCTTCCACGGCAACGTGGTCCAACTCCTCAACAGCCTGGCCGGTCCGGGCACCTTCCAGGAAGGCCACGTCATCGGGCCCATTCCGATGATGAAGGCAGCCGCGGAAGCCACGCGCACGTGGGGTCTGAAGCTCCACGCCAGTCTGAATCCCGTCATGATCGACGGCACCGGTATGTGTGGAGGCTGCCGCGTCACTGTCGGCAAGGAAGTGAAGTTTGCGTGCGTGGACGGCCCCGAATTCGATGCGCATCTGGTCGACTTCGACGAACTCACACGCCGCAACCGCGCCTACCGCGAAATGGAGCAGGAAGCGCTGAACCACAAGTGCCGGGTGGGCCTCGACATTCGCTAG
- a CDS encoding carboxypeptidase-like regulatory domain-containing protein yields the protein MRLLLFLCALSVCLLAQSPLGTVTGLAVDPSGAPIPSAAVVLTNEATGIRVETATNSTGNYLFPNLAPGSYKLAAEAKGFRKLEAAGLSLAAFRTLRQDLHFALESSSAEVTVAESASPVIQTESPSVSFGLSKTQILELPSNLRSVYNNSGDSGLIANLMPLTVPGVVQMGSGAYWMVPGGGPNGLKLKVDGIETNFGNFGSPDPVSQPSMEAVEEFTANLTTNRAEFGGLGTVTTVTKSGTNQYHGDLFWYGKNAALDARNPFLTARPFQNIHDFGFSAGGPIRKDKTFAFLTFEEIRGVRSYPFTSSVPTLAQRGGQFSAAVKDPYANNAPFTDNKIPVSRLTPEALKAQALLYPLPNFGDASLTAGNYRAAFNGPEVHHLFETRIDHNFTSSHSAFLRYQWKYDDYDIPGARGQLPPVTEGTSKNLRQMNFISFGDIWTVSPTLFNEFRAGLVALESKSSADVKGQSLLDQIGITGLPVRSGAPGVPNFSVTGLSTYTQSLLNPVVDNHWQLADNITKIAGRHTLKAGAEVVHWMVNKHVTSNAALFGNFSFQNRYTGQPYGDFLLGLPTTVTRLDPYAAQYFRWTDASFYVQDDFKLNARLSLNYGIRYEYNQPASARGDNFYNFDMATGSAVLPTSAARSLISPYYPSTLPIITGDSIGLGRSLRTSDNNNWAPRAGFSYRVDNSGKTVVRGGAGIYYGHYSVGALGSQVAGPFAVSTTSNNAFSNGAPLFTLAQPFAAPGSAGTLNLNGLASDLKNTYSLQYSLTVERELSRDFGLRLSYIGSKGTQLPYMRNINQPRASATAFAQSRRPYPIYNNVVFAENGANNSYQGLQTGITKRMSRGLQFNSTWVWAKELSEVDDTNNAEINTQIEDAYDRRRDRGNVYSIPRHQWMNQALWELPTGKGKLLGGWQINALINFSTGHWLNAQFSGSDPSNTNTVGGRPDAVGAVTYPGTLGAWFDRTTFAVPTGGRFGNAGRNTVEGPGYVVFNAGVTKKVRFERAGEVQIGASFQNLLNHVNYGQPNMTVNNANGGVITSTHVFLPAGSPRQGQLNLRWKF from the coding sequence ATGCGTCTTCTTCTTTTCCTGTGCGCCCTCAGTGTATGTCTACTGGCCCAGTCGCCATTGGGCACCGTAACAGGCTTGGCCGTCGACCCTAGTGGCGCTCCTATCCCCAGCGCCGCCGTGGTCTTAACCAACGAGGCGACCGGCATCCGCGTCGAGACCGCCACCAACAGCACCGGCAATTATCTCTTCCCGAACCTCGCGCCCGGCTCCTACAAACTGGCCGCCGAGGCCAAGGGCTTCCGCAAGCTGGAAGCCGCCGGACTGTCGCTGGCCGCATTCCGCACACTGCGTCAGGATCTGCACTTCGCGCTGGAGTCGTCCTCGGCCGAAGTGACTGTGGCTGAGTCAGCCTCGCCGGTCATCCAGACGGAATCGCCCAGCGTCTCGTTCGGCCTCTCGAAGACGCAGATCCTGGAACTTCCTTCCAACCTGCGCAGCGTCTACAACAACTCGGGCGACTCCGGCCTGATCGCCAACCTCATGCCGCTCACCGTGCCTGGTGTCGTGCAGATGGGTAGCGGCGCCTACTGGATGGTGCCCGGCGGCGGCCCCAATGGTCTGAAGCTCAAGGTGGACGGCATCGAGACGAACTTCGGCAACTTCGGTAGCCCCGATCCAGTCTCGCAGCCGTCCATGGAAGCCGTCGAGGAGTTCACCGCCAACCTCACCACCAACCGCGCCGAGTTCGGTGGCCTGGGCACTGTGACCACCGTGACCAAGTCCGGCACCAATCAGTATCACGGCGATCTCTTCTGGTACGGCAAGAACGCCGCACTCGACGCCCGCAACCCCTTCCTCACCGCCCGCCCGTTCCAGAACATCCACGACTTCGGCTTCAGTGCCGGCGGCCCCATCCGCAAGGACAAGACCTTCGCCTTCCTCACATTTGAAGAAATCCGCGGCGTCCGCAGCTATCCCTTCACTTCCAGCGTGCCCACGCTCGCCCAGCGCGGTGGGCAGTTCAGCGCCGCCGTCAAAGACCCTTACGCCAACAACGCGCCGTTCACCGATAACAAGATTCCGGTCAGCCGTCTGACGCCCGAGGCTCTAAAGGCCCAGGCTCTGCTCTATCCCCTGCCCAACTTCGGCGACGCCTCGCTCACCGCCGGCAATTACCGCGCGGCCTTCAACGGCCCGGAAGTCCACCACCTCTTCGAGACCCGCATCGACCACAACTTCACGAGCTCGCACTCGGCGTTCCTGCGCTACCAGTGGAAGTACGACGACTACGACATCCCCGGCGCCCGTGGCCAGTTGCCACCCGTCACCGAAGGCACCTCCAAGAACCTGCGGCAGATGAACTTCATCAGCTTCGGCGACATCTGGACCGTGAGCCCCACGCTCTTCAACGAGTTCCGCGCCGGCCTGGTGGCGCTGGAATCGAAGTCATCGGCCGACGTCAAGGGCCAGAGCTTGCTCGACCAGATCGGCATCACGGGCTTGCCCGTTCGCTCCGGCGCGCCGGGCGTGCCCAACTTCAGCGTCACGGGCCTCAGCACCTACACACAGAGCCTGCTCAACCCGGTAGTCGACAACCACTGGCAACTCGCCGACAACATCACCAAAATCGCGGGCCGACACACATTGAAGGCCGGAGCCGAAGTGGTCCACTGGATGGTGAACAAGCACGTCACCTCCAACGCCGCCCTGTTCGGCAACTTCTCGTTCCAGAACCGCTACACCGGCCAGCCCTACGGCGATTTCCTGCTCGGCCTGCCCACCACCGTCACTCGTCTCGACCCCTACGCCGCGCAGTACTTCCGCTGGACCGACGCCTCTTTCTATGTCCAGGACGACTTCAAGCTGAACGCGCGCCTCAGCCTCAACTACGGCATCCGCTACGAGTACAACCAGCCAGCGTCGGCGCGCGGAGACAACTTCTACAACTTCGACATGGCCACTGGCTCGGCCGTCCTGCCGACGTCCGCCGCGCGCAGCCTCATCAGCCCCTATTACCCTTCGACGCTTCCCATCATCACAGGCGACAGCATCGGCCTGGGCCGCTCGCTGCGCACCTCCGACAACAACAACTGGGCGCCGCGCGCCGGCTTCTCCTACCGCGTCGACAACTCCGGCAAGACCGTGGTCCGCGGCGGCGCTGGCATCTACTACGGCCACTACTCAGTGGGCGCGCTGGGCAGCCAGGTGGCCGGCCCCTTCGCCGTCTCCACCACCAGCAACAACGCGTTCTCGAACGGAGCCCCGCTCTTCACATTGGCGCAGCCCTTCGCCGCCCCCGGCAGCGCCGGTACGCTCAACCTCAACGGCCTCGCTTCCGATCTGAAGAACACCTACTCCCTGCAGTATTCACTGACAGTGGAACGCGAACTGTCGCGCGACTTCGGCCTGCGCCTCAGCTATATCGGCTCCAAGGGCACGCAATTGCCCTACATGCGCAACATCAACCAGCCGCGGGCGTCTGCCACGGCTTTCGCCCAGTCGCGCCGCCCGTACCCCATCTACAACAATGTCGTCTTCGCCGAAAACGGGGCCAACAATAGCTACCAGGGCCTACAGACCGGCATCACCAAGCGTATGTCGCGCGGCCTACAGTTCAACTCCACCTGGGTCTGGGCTAAGGAGCTGAGCGAAGTCGACGACACCAACAACGCCGAGATCAACACACAGATCGAAGACGCCTACGATCGGCGCCGCGACCGCGGCAACGTCTATTCCATTCCCCGTCACCAGTGGATGAATCAGGCCTTGTGGGAACTGCCTACCGGCAAAGGCAAGCTCCTGGGCGGATGGCAGATCAACGCGCTCATCAATTTCAGCACCGGGCATTGGCTGAATGCGCAATTTTCCGGCAGTGATCCCTCGAACACCAACACCGTTGGCGGCCGGCCCGATGCCGTAGGCGCCGTCACCTATCCGGGCACGCTTGGTGCCTGGTTCGACCGCACAACATTCGCGGTCCCCACCGGCGGCCGCTTCGGCAACGCGGGCCGCAACACGGTGGAGGGCCCCGGCTATGTGGTGTTCAACGCGGGCGTCACCAAGAAGGTGCGCTTTGAACGGGCCGGTGAAGTGCAGATCGGCGCGTCGTTCCAGAACCTGTTGAACCACGTCAACTACGGCCAGCCGAACATGACCGTGAACAACGCCAACGGTGGCGTCATCACCAGCACTCACGTCTTCCTGCCCGCCGGTTCGCCACGCCAGGGCCAATTGAATTTGCGCTGGAAGTTCTAG
- the gltA gene encoding NADPH-dependent glutamate synthase, protein MAVPPLKYKPNPKAPRQALPLLDPQVRARTAQEVALGFTPDQVSVEAQRCLQCAKPTCIEACPLHLDIKRFIARLAEGDPQGAHDVISEQSPFPGVCGRVCQHELFCEDACLVGRKWDPVAIGSLERFAADHARLRMQELATSYPKPTGPKVALIGSGPASLIAAYDLVRWNYQVTVFEALHKLGGVLAYGIPNFRLPREILREEIARLQNMGVEFVVDFIVGKTATLKELMEEGFQAIFIGTGAGLPHMMGIPGENLVGVYTANEFLTRINLMEAFRFPDAPTPVRVGKRTIVVGGGNSAMDAARWANRMGSDTTILYRRGRLELKARLEEIEHAEEEGVKFEFLAAPVALYGDENGYVKEIECIRMELGEPDESGRRAPVPIEASRHRIPVDTVVAAIGQAPNPTLQKVTPQLITRRGRILIDEQGETSMPHVYAGGDVVRGGSTVILAMKDGRAAARAIHNAFSGTPEVQ, encoded by the coding sequence ATGGCCGTGCCGCCCCTGAAGTACAAACCCAATCCGAAGGCGCCCAGACAAGCTTTACCCCTTCTGGATCCACAAGTTAGGGCACGCACAGCGCAGGAGGTGGCGCTCGGCTTCACCCCCGATCAGGTGAGTGTAGAGGCCCAACGCTGCTTGCAGTGCGCCAAACCAACCTGTATCGAGGCCTGTCCGCTCCATCTGGACATCAAACGGTTTATCGCCCGCCTGGCCGAAGGCGACCCTCAGGGCGCTCACGACGTCATCAGCGAACAGAGTCCCTTCCCCGGCGTCTGCGGCCGCGTCTGCCAGCACGAACTCTTCTGTGAAGATGCCTGCCTCGTTGGCCGCAAGTGGGACCCCGTCGCCATCGGCAGCCTGGAACGCTTCGCGGCCGACCATGCCCGCCTGCGCATGCAGGAACTGGCCACCAGCTATCCAAAACCCACCGGCCCCAAGGTCGCCCTCATCGGCAGCGGGCCCGCCTCCCTCATCGCCGCTTACGACCTCGTCCGCTGGAACTACCAGGTCACCGTCTTCGAAGCTCTCCACAAGCTCGGCGGCGTCCTCGCCTACGGTATCCCCAACTTCCGTCTCCCCCGCGAAATTCTGCGGGAGGAGATCGCCCGGCTCCAGAACATGGGTGTGGAGTTCGTCGTCGACTTCATCGTAGGCAAGACGGCCACGCTCAAGGAGCTGATGGAAGAGGGCTTCCAGGCCATCTTCATCGGCACGGGCGCTGGCCTGCCGCACATGATGGGCATTCCCGGTGAGAATCTGGTCGGCGTCTACACGGCCAACGAATTCCTCACCCGTATCAACCTGATGGAGGCGTTCCGATTCCCGGACGCCCCGACGCCGGTCCGCGTCGGCAAACGCACTATTGTCGTCGGTGGTGGCAACTCGGCCATGGACGCTGCCCGCTGGGCCAACCGCATGGGCAGCGACACCACCATCCTCTACCGCCGCGGCCGTCTCGAGCTCAAGGCCCGCCTGGAGGAGATCGAACACGCCGAGGAAGAGGGTGTCAAATTCGAGTTCCTGGCCGCGCCCGTCGCCCTGTACGGTGACGAGAACGGCTATGTCAAAGAGATCGAGTGCATCCGCATGGAACTTGGCGAGCCTGACGAGAGCGGACGCCGCGCCCCGGTCCCCATCGAGGCCAGCCGTCATCGCATCCCCGTCGACACGGTGGTAGCCGCCATTGGCCAGGCTCCGAACCCCACCTTGCAGAAGGTGACCCCTCAGCTCATCACCCGCCGCGGGCGCATCCTCATCGACGAGCAGGGCGAGACGTCCATGCCCCACGTCTATGCCGGCGGCGACGTCGTCCGAGGTGGATCCACTGTCATTCTGGCCATGAAAGACGGGCGGGCGGCCGCCAGGGCCATTCACAACGCCTTCAGCGGCACACCGGAGGTGCAATGA
- a CDS encoding threonine ammonia-lyase, with protein MIGLVEIQQAMTRIRESIRLSPLVHSESLSALSGNELYLKLENLQRTGSFKERGALNKILTLTDQEKSRGVIAASAGNHAQAVAYHATARGIRSRICMPLATPLVKVSATRGYGAEVVLHGRNYDEAYQEAVRQCEADGLTFLHPFDDEAVIAGQGTLGLEMLAQNPALDVIIAPAGGGGLLGGLACAVKEINPRIEIVGVEAARVPSMAAALKSTGPVTVDAATTIADGIAVRRVGELTLPLVRKYVDSMVVVEEEEIANAILLLLEREKMLAEGAGAAALAAVLQRKTAYQGKRIGLLVCGGNIDVTLLSRIIERGLVKDGRLVRLRIHLTDHPGALRRLCEVIEEQKANIVETMHDRAYYGVNLGDTVIDVTMETRGTSHIQELMASLSAAGYVHERVQ; from the coding sequence ATGATCGGACTGGTCGAAATCCAACAGGCGATGACGCGCATCCGCGAGTCCATCCGCCTCTCCCCTTTAGTTCACTCCGAGTCGCTCTCGGCGCTCTCCGGTAATGAGCTTTATCTGAAGCTCGAGAACCTGCAGCGCACTGGCTCATTCAAGGAACGCGGGGCCCTGAACAAGATTCTCACGCTGACCGATCAGGAGAAGTCGCGGGGCGTCATCGCGGCCTCGGCCGGCAACCACGCCCAGGCCGTGGCTTACCATGCCACCGCACGCGGCATCCGTTCGCGCATCTGCATGCCGCTGGCTACGCCGCTGGTGAAGGTCTCGGCCACCCGCGGCTACGGGGCCGAGGTAGTCCTGCATGGCCGCAACTACGATGAGGCCTACCAGGAAGCCGTCCGTCAGTGCGAGGCCGACGGCCTCACCTTCCTGCACCCATTTGACGACGAGGCGGTGATCGCCGGGCAAGGTACGCTGGGTCTGGAAATGCTGGCGCAAAACCCCGCGCTCGACGTCATCATCGCGCCCGCCGGGGGCGGCGGCCTGTTGGGCGGCCTGGCCTGTGCCGTGAAGGAGATCAACCCGCGCATCGAGATCGTGGGCGTGGAAGCGGCGCGCGTGCCCTCCATGGCCGCTGCCTTGAAGAGCACCGGACCCGTCACCGTGGACGCGGCCACCACCATCGCCGACGGCATCGCCGTGCGCCGTGTGGGCGAGCTGACACTCCCGCTGGTGCGCAAATACGTCGACTCCATGGTGGTCGTGGAAGAGGAAGAGATCGCCAACGCCATTCTGCTGCTGCTGGAACGCGAAAAGATGCTGGCGGAGGGTGCGGGCGCCGCAGCCTTGGCGGCAGTGCTCCAACGTAAGACAGCCTATCAGGGCAAGCGCATCGGTCTGCTGGTTTGCGGCGGCAATATCGATGTCACGCTGCTCTCACGCATTATCGAGCGCGGCTTGGTGAAGGACGGCCGCCTCGTTCGCCTGCGCATCCACCTGACCGATCACCCTGGCGCGCTGCGCCGCCTGTGCGAGGTGATCGAGGAACAAAAAGCCAACATCGTGGAGACGATGCACGACCGCGCGTATTACGGCGTCAACCTCGGCGACACGGTCATCGACGTCACCATGGAGACACGCGGGACCAGCCATATCCAGGAGTTAATGGCATCCCTCAGCGCCGCCGGATATGTGCACGAACGCGTCCAATGA